One Echinicola strongylocentroti DNA window includes the following coding sequences:
- a CDS encoding RagB/SusD family nutrient uptake outer membrane protein, with protein MNIPMKKHIKLFFSGLCLMGVLSGCGEDFLDEEVLDSYAPEALKDELGFKAAVIGLHYQYGTMFTTTDDQTIRGVWQLGTDIAWAPAGRSNGDARPHFDYAVLNSTDNAARKIWGSYYRLINNANILIQSTSGGPVAGITEEEMAIYRAEGKFFRALAYHNLVTHFGDVPLLTEPLSAPKTDFVRTAVAEVDNVIEEDLLEAVELLPNIGEAAEDGRANKEMARQLLAEVYLRTGEDAKAEAQCTEIINGGRLSLVKERYGVRANDPGDAFSDMFLYGNQRRSQGNTEGIWVLETENPSDVNGGSSGSPQQRRVWVASYHDLPGMHPSDTTGGRGIARMRLNNWVVYDLYDQNDMRNSKFSLKRTLYFNNPDSKYDEIRGQEVPYGEDAEFILSDGSSVNIFAADTVYKYVPYTLKWGQYDERDNFGWGMWKDFILMRLGETYLFRAEARMKQGNLDGAAADINVLRDRANANMVSASDIDLDFILDERVRELLAEENRRKTLVRTGTLVERAKRLTGEEPLAGGALETTIGLTEDNLLMPIPQTEIDLNKDAELTQNEGY; from the coding sequence AAAAAACATATCAAACTATTCTTCAGTGGCCTGTGTTTGATGGGCGTTTTGTCCGGATGTGGCGAAGATTTTCTGGATGAAGAAGTACTGGACAGCTATGCACCGGAGGCGCTGAAAGACGAGCTTGGGTTCAAAGCTGCGGTGATTGGTCTGCATTACCAATACGGAACGATGTTTACCACCACAGATGACCAGACTATCCGTGGCGTATGGCAGCTGGGGACTGATATCGCATGGGCACCGGCAGGTCGCTCCAATGGCGATGCCAGGCCTCACTTTGACTATGCGGTGTTGAATTCTACTGACAATGCAGCCCGTAAAATCTGGGGATCTTATTACCGACTGATCAACAATGCCAATATCTTGATCCAGAGTACTTCTGGTGGGCCAGTAGCAGGCATCACAGAGGAAGAAATGGCTATTTATAGGGCTGAAGGAAAATTCTTCAGGGCCTTGGCCTATCACAATTTGGTGACGCATTTTGGCGATGTGCCCTTGTTGACAGAGCCCCTGTCTGCACCGAAGACGGATTTCGTTCGCACGGCAGTAGCAGAAGTGGACAATGTCATCGAGGAGGATTTGCTCGAGGCGGTGGAGCTTTTGCCAAATATCGGTGAAGCGGCGGAAGATGGCCGTGCCAACAAGGAAATGGCCCGACAACTTCTGGCAGAGGTGTACCTGAGAACGGGGGAAGACGCCAAAGCCGAAGCGCAGTGTACGGAAATCATTAACGGCGGCCGGTTGAGTCTGGTAAAAGAGCGCTATGGTGTCCGCGCCAATGATCCCGGAGATGCCTTTTCGGACATGTTCCTTTATGGAAACCAGCGAAGGAGCCAAGGAAACACGGAAGGTATTTGGGTACTGGAAACGGAGAATCCTTCCGACGTGAATGGAGGAAGTTCAGGATCACCTCAGCAGCGGAGGGTATGGGTAGCTTCCTACCATGACCTGCCAGGGATGCACCCATCTGACACTACTGGAGGTAGGGGCATTGCCAGAATGAGGCTGAACAACTGGGTGGTCTATGATCTTTATGATCAAAATGACATGAGGAACAGCAAGTTTAGCCTCAAGCGCACCTTGTATTTTAACAACCCCGACTCGAAATACGATGAGATTAGGGGGCAGGAAGTCCCTTATGGTGAAGACGCGGAGTTTATCCTTAGCGATGGTTCTTCGGTGAATATCTTTGCTGCCGATACGGTTTATAAATACGTTCCTTATACCCTAAAATGGGGGCAGTATGATGAGCGAGATAATTTCGGTTGGGGAATGTGGAAGGACTTTATCCTGATGCGTCTTGGCGAGACCTATCTCTTCAGGGCGGAAGCCAGAATGAAGCAAGGCAATCTGGATGGTGCCGCCGCAGATATCAATGTGCTGCGCGATCGGGCAAATGCCAATATGGTAAGTGCATCGGATATTGACCTGGACTTTATCTTGGATGAGCGGGTGAGAGAGCTGCTGGCTGAGGAAAATAGGAGGAAGACCCTTGTGCGGACGGGTACATTGGTGGAGCGCGCCAAAAGACTGACAGGAGAGGAGCCTTTGGCAGGTGGTGCACTGGAAACGACCATCGGGCTGACGGAAGATAATCTACTGATGCCTATCCCTCAAACGGAGATAGACCTTAACAAAGATGCTGAGCTGACGCAAAATGAAGGCTATTAA